From the Meriones unguiculatus strain TT.TT164.6M chromosome 12, Bangor_MerUng_6.1, whole genome shotgun sequence genome, one window contains:
- the Sec14l3 gene encoding SEC14-like protein 3, protein MSGRVGDLSPKQAETLAKFRENVQDVLPALPNPDDYFLLRWLRARNFDLQKSEAMLRKYMEFRKTMDIDHILDWQPPEVIQKYMPGGLCGYDRDGCPVWYDIIGPLDPKGLLFSVTKQDLLKTKMRDCERILHECDLQTERLGRKIETIVMIFDCEGLGLKHFWKPLVEVYQEFFGLLEENYPETLKFMLIVKATKLFPVGYNLMKPFLSEDTRRKIVVLGKSWKEGLLKLISPEELPAHFGGTLTDPDGNPKCLTKINYGGEIPKSMYVRDQVKTQYEHSVQISRGSSHQVEYEILFPGCVLRWQFSSDGADIGFGVFLKTKMGERQKAGDMTEVVASQRYNAHMVPEDGSLTCSEAGVYVLRFDNTYSFVHAKKVSFTVEVLLPDEGMQKYDEELTPV, encoded by the exons TTCCGGGAAAATGTCCAGGATGTGCTGCCTGCCCTGCCGAACCCtgatgattattttcttcttcgtTGGCTCCGAG CTCGGAATTTTGACCTACAGAAATCGGAGGCCATGCTCAGAAAG TACATGGAGTTCCGGAAGACCATGGACATTGATCACATCCTTGATTGGCAGCCCCCAGAG GTGATCCAGAAGTACATGCCTGGAGGCCTGTGTGGCTATGACCGTGATGGCTGCCCCGTGTGGTATGACATCATCGGACCACTGGACCCCAAAGGGCTGCTTTTCTCAGTCACCAAGCAGGACCTGCTGAAGACTAAGATGAGGGACTGTGAGCGCATCCTGCATGAGTGCGACCTGCAGACGGAGCGG CTGGGGAGAAAGATTGAAACCATTGTGATGATATTTGACTGTGAGGGCCTAGGACTGAAGCACTTCTGGAAACCTCTGGTGGAAGTGTACCAGGAG TTCTTTGGCCTCCTTGAGGAGAATTACCCAGAGACCCTGAAGTTCATGCTCATTGTGAAAG CCACCAAATTGTTCCCTGTGGGCTACAACCTCATGAAGCCATTCCTGAGTGAGGACACTCGAAGGAAGATTGTGGTGCTGGGGA aaagctggaagGAGGGTTTGCTGAAACTCATCAGTCCTGAGGAACTGCCTGCCCATTTTGGGGGGACTCTGACTGACCCAGATGGGAACCCCAAATGTTTAACCAAG ATCAACTATGGTGGAGAGATCCCCAAGTCCATGTATGTGCGGGACCAGGTGAAGACTCAGTATGAGCACTCAGTGCAGATTAGCCGTGGCTCCTCACACCAGGTGGAATATGAGATCCTGTTTCCAGGCTGTGTCCTCAG GTGGCAGTTCTCATCTGACGGTGCAGACATTGGCTTTGGAGTTTTCCTCAAGACCAAGATGGGGGAGAGGCAGAAAGCAGGGGACATGACCGAGGTGGTAGCCAGCCAGCGCTACAACGCCCACATGGTCCCTGAGGATGGGAGCCTCACCTGCTCAGAGGCTGGCGTCT ATGTCCTGCGCTTTGACAACACCTATAGCTTCGTCCATGCCAAGAAGGTCAGCTTCACGGTTGAGGTGCTTCTCCCAGACGAGGGCATGCAGAAATATGACGAGGAGCTCACCCCTGTCTAG